One window from the genome of Saccharomyces mikatae IFO 1815 strain IFO1815 genome assembly, chromosome: 2 encodes:
- the ENP1 gene encoding snoRNA-binding rRNA-processing protein ENP1 (similar to Saccharomyces cerevisiae ENP1 (YBR247C); ancestral locus Anc_6.165) has translation MARASSTKARKQRHDPLLKDLDAAQGTLKKINKKLAQNEDTNNDTIKGEDGYIDSKASRKILQLAKEQQDEIEGEELAESERNKQLEARFTTMSYDDEDEDEDENEFEEDISDFEPEGEYKEEEEIVEIDEEDAAMFEQYFKKSDDFNSLSGSYNLADKIMATIKEKESQLEDMQDDEQISNEQNTSRGYMTSGLKSGEGVALPEKVIRAYTTVGSILKTWTHGKLPKLFKVIPSLRNWQDVVYVTNPEEWSPHVVYEATKLFVSNLTAKESQKFINLILLERFRDNIETSEDHSLNYHIYRAVKKSLYKPSAFFKGFLFPLVETGCNVREATIAGSVLAKVSVPALHSSAALSYLLRLPFSPPTTVFIKILLDKKYALPYQTVDECVYYFMRFRILDDGSNGEDATRVLPVIWHKAFLTFAQRYKNDITQDQRDFLLETVRQRGHRDIGPEIRRELLAGASREFVDPQGSNDDLMIDVN, from the coding sequence ATGGCTAGAGCATCTTCTACCAAAGCTAGAAAACAGAGACATGATCCACTTTTAAAGGATTTGGATGCAGCTCAAGgaacattgaaaaaaatcaataagAAGCTAGCGCAGAATGAAGATACTAATAACGATACTATTAAGGGTGAAGACGGCTATATAGACTCTAAGGCATCAAGAAAGATTTTACAGTTGgcaaaagaacaacaagATGAGATCGAAGGTGAAGAACTAGCTGAAtcagaaagaaacaagCAACTCGAGGCCAGATTCACCACCATGAGCtatgacgatgaagatgaggatgaagacGAGAATGAGTTTGAGGAAGATATTTCAGATTTTGAACCTGAAGGAGAATacaaagaagaggaagagatTGTTGAGATAGACGAAGAAGACGCTGCAATGTTCGAgcaatatttcaaaaagtcGGACGATTTCAACTCATTGAGTGGTAGCTATAACCTTGCAGATAAGATCATGGCCACgattaaagaaaaggagaGTCAGCTGGAAGATATGCAAGATGATGAACAGATTTCTAATGAACAGAATACGTCGAGAGGGTATATGACATCTGGTTTGAAAAGTGGGGAAGGTGTTGCATTACCAGAGAAGGTGATCAGGGCATATACCACGGTTGGcagtattttgaaaaccTGGACTCATGGAAAATTGCCAAAGTTATTCAAGGTTATCCCATCCTTACGAAATTGGCAAGATGTCGTATATGTTACCAATCCAGAAGAATGGTCGCCACATGTTGTTTATGAGGCAACCAAATTATTTGTATCTAATCTCACTGCCAAAGAATCTCAGAAATTCATTAATTTAATTCTACTTGAACGTTTTCGCGATAATATCGAGACCAGTGAAGATCACTCTTTGAACTATCATATATATCGTGCAGTAAAAAAGTCGCTTTATAAGCCAAGtgcttttttcaaaggtttCCTATTCCCATTGGTTGAAACCGGCTGTAATGTACGTGAAGCTACGATTGCAGGAAGTGTGCTTGCCAAAGTGTCCGTTCCAGCTTTGCATTCTTCGGCAGCATTGAGTTATCTTTTAAGGCTACCCTTCTCTCCACCAACAACtgttttcatcaaaattttgcTAGATAAGAAGTATGCCTTACCATATCAGACAGTTGACGAGTGCGTTTATTACTTTATGAGGTTTAGAATTTTAGATGATGGTAGTAATGGGGAAGACGCTACAAGAGTGCTTCCAGTAATATGGCACAAGGCTTTTTTAACATTTGCACAACGTTACAAAAACGATATCACCCAAGATCAAAGAGACTTCTTGTTGGAAACTGTTCGTCAAAGGGGCCATAGAGATATCGGTCCTGAAATCAGGAGAGAATTATTAGCTGGTGCTAGCAGAGAGTTCGTTGACCCACAAGGATCCAACGATGATTTGATGATTGATGTCAATTGA
- the RRT2 gene encoding diphthamide synthase (similar to Saccharomyces cerevisiae RRT2 (YBR246W); ancestral locus Anc_6.162), producing the protein MDFIQESEVLNAVKTKLPPCCLRIFRNKIILVGTYDLDKSTGYRSGSLDVFTMDLKPLLSYNTYGAILDLKLSPFDDTLVCTAHSTGNIMLWRIICTENYDGETKGLNICLIANMQLFEKDVLIASCHFSPLDSKKLVVTNTVGEAAAIDIETLSMQFSASAVEQAYSKLDTIDHSVQGATQRVIHIKSDQFLKPHELECWTAEMGSLQPFQDVVFTGGDDSTIMAHDLRSKEFIWSNSRIHEAGVIGIKCSQPNFRNDKPTSIITGSYDDNIRSLDLRMIGDSIFPGENVPTVNKLACNLGGGVWRFVESPTAYDHSVHDVSNKLLVCCMYNGAKVVAMNDNLEDYFQIQHYLKKGHDSMCYGGDWSRSLIATCSFYDNSLQTWTI; encoded by the coding sequence ATGGACTTTATTCAAGAATCGGAAGTACTAAATGCagtgaaaacaaaattacCACCATGCTGTTTAAGAATATTTAGAAACAAGATCATCCTTGTAGGGACGTATGACTTAGACAAATCAACCGGGTACAGATCGGGATCCTTGGATGTCTTCACCATGGACCTCAAACCTTTGCTCTCATATAATACATATGGTGCAATTTTAGATTTGAAGTTATCTCCCTTCGATGATACGTTAGTATGCACAGCGCATTCGACAGGAAACATCATGTTATGGCGGATCATTTGCACGGAAAATTATGACGGCGAAACGAAGGGACTAAATATATGTTTAATTGCCAATATGCAATTATTTGAGAAGGATGTTCTGATTGCTTCATGCCATTTTTCTCCACTTGACTCTAAGAAATTAGTTGTGACAAATACAGTAGGCGAAGCCGCTGCCATTGATATAGAAACACTGTCCATGCAATTTTCAGCATCAGCAGTCGAACAAGCTTACTCGAAGCTAGATACAATAGATCATAGTGTTCAAGGTGCAACTCAAAGAGTCATTCATATAAAATCGgaccaatttttgaaaccaCATGAACTAGAGTGTTGGACTGCAGAAATGGGCTCTCTACAACCTTTCCAAGATGTTGTGTTTACAGGAGGTGATGATTCCACAATTATGGCCCATGATTTGCGTTCCAAAGAGTTCATTTGGAGTAATAGCCGCATTCATGAGGCTGGTGTTATTGGCATTAAGTGTAGTCAACCTAACTTTCGAAATGACAAACCCACTTCAATAATAACTGGATCATACGATGACAATATTCGTTCGCTAGATTTAAGGATGATTGGTGACTCGATATTCCCTGGAGAGAACGTGCCCACAGTGAATAAGCTGGCTTGTAATCTTGGCGGTGGTGTTTGGAGATTCGTTGAGTCGCCTACAGCTTATGATCACTCTGTTCATGACGTCTCTAACAAACTTTTAGTTTGCTGTATGTATAACGGTGCTAAGGTCGTGGCTATGAACGATAATTTGGAagattattttcaaattcaacatTATTTAAAGAAGGGGCACGATTCAATGTGTTACGGAGGGGACTGGTCAAGATCTTTAATTGCGACTTGCTCTTTTTATGACAATTCTCTCCAAACATGGACTATCTAg
- the SMKI02G3490 gene encoding 5'-deoxynucleotidase (similar to Saccharomyces cerevisiae YBR242W and YGL101W; ancestral locus Anc_6.157), translating to MTATVTDKRSCPTSIGAEKTHLTTEWKPEGQVPQYVKNELSKPHPNYILAFLNVVQQLKIQKRTGYLDLGITECESISDHMYRLSIITMLIKDPRVNRDKCVRIALVHDIAESLVGDITPVDPIGKEEKHRREWETIKYLCNVLIKPYNVIAAREIMDDWLAYENITSLEARYVKDIDKYEMLVQCFEYEREYKGMKNFEEFFGAVANIKTDEVKSWTNDLVKQRQNFFADLAQSTNK from the coding sequence ATGACAGCAACGGTCACAGATAAAAGGTCATGCCCTACTTCAATTGGAGCAGAAAAGACACATTTGACCACAGAATGGAAGCCTGAAGGCCAAGTTCCTCAATACgtaaaaaatgaactttCCAAACCTCATCCAAATTATATCCTAGCGTTTTTGAACGTTGTGCAGcaattgaaaattcaaaagagaacAGGCTATCTTGATCTCGGTATCACTGAATGTGAAAGCATTTCAGATCACATGTACAGATTAAGCATAATTACAATGCTCATCAAGGACCCAAGGGTTAACCGCGATAAATGTGTTCGGATCGCATTAGTACACGATATTGCCGAATCTTTGGTAGGCGATATCACTCCAGTTGATCCCATTGggaaggaagaaaaacatcGTCGAGAATGGGAGACAATAAAGTATCTATGTAACGTTCTGATCAAGCCATACAATGTGATCGCAGCAAGAGAGATCATGGACGATTGGTTAGCTTATGAAAACATAACTTCACTGGAGGCTAGGTATGTGAAAGATATCGATAAATATGAAATGCTTGTACAATGTTTTGAATACGAAAGGGAATATAAAGGaatgaaaaactttgaagAGTTCTTTGGCGCTGTAGCTAACATTAAAACGGACGAAGTGAAGAGCTGGACCAATGACCTTGTTAAGCAGCGCCAAAACTTCTTTGCTGATTTGGCCCAATCTACAAATAAATAG
- the ISW1 gene encoding chromatin-remodeling ATPase ISW1 (similar to Saccharomyces cerevisiae ISW1 (YBR245C); ancestral locus Anc_6.161), whose protein sequence is MTASEEYLENLKPFQAGVPPHDPESNKKRYLLKDSNGKKFDLEGTTKRFEHLLSLSGLFKHFIESKAAKDPKFRQVLDVLEENKANGNGKGNHLDVRRRKTEHEEDAELLKEEDSDDDENIEFQFRDSPAYVNGKLRPYQIQGVNWLVSLHKNKIAGILADEMGLGKTLQTISFLGYLRYIEKIPGPFLVIAPKSTLNNWLREINRWTPDVNAFILQGDKEQRADLIQKKLLGCDFDVVIASYEIIIREKSPLKKIDWEYIIIDEAHRIKNEESMLSQVLREFTSRNRLLITGTPLQNNLHELWALLNFLLPDIFSDAQDFDDWFSSESTEEDQDKIVKQLHTVLQPFLLRRIKSDVETSLLPKKELNLYVGMSNMQKKWYKKILEKDLDAVNGSNGSKESKTRLLNIMMQLRKCCNHPYLFDGAEPGPPYTTDEHLVYNAAKLQVLDKLLKKLKEEGSRVLIFSQMSRVLDILEDYCYFRNYEYCRIDGSTAHEDRIQAIDDYNAPDSKKFVFLLTTRAGGLGINLTSADIVVLYDSDWNPQADLQAMDRAHRIGQKKQVKVFRLVTDNSVEEKILERATQKLRLDQLVIQQNRTSLKKKENKADSKDALLSMIQHGAADVFKSGASSNSAGTPEPGAEEKGDDVDLDELLMKSEDKTKSLNAKYETLGLDDLQKFNQDSAYEWNGQDFKKKTQKDIISPLLLNPTKRERKENYSIDNYYKDVLNTGRSSTPSHPRMPKPHVFHSHQLQPPQLKVLYEKERMWTAKKTGYVPTMDDVKAAYGDISDEDEKKQKLELLKLSVNNSQPLTEEEEKMKADWEAEGFTNWNKLEFRKFITVSGKYGRNSIQAIARELAPGKTLEEVRAYAKAFWSNIERIEDYEKYLKIIENEEEKIKRVKMQQEALRRKLSEYKNPFFDLKLKHPPSSNNKRTYSEEEDRFILLMLFKYGLDRDDIYELVRDEIRDCPLFELDFYFRSRTPVELARRGNTLLQCLEKEFNAGVVLDDATMDRMKKEDENGKRIREEFADEAANEKENVDGVETKKAKIEEKSNSGTEQLSVKNTPENDNAN, encoded by the coding sequence ATGACTGCTTCAGAAGAATACTTGGAGAACTTAAAGCCGTTCCAAGCCGGTGTCCCTCCACATGATCCTGAGTCGAATAAAAAACGGTACTTACTGAAAGACTCTAATggtaaaaaatttgatctAGAAGGAACAACGAAAAGATTTGAACATTTACTATCTTTAAGTGGATTATTCAAACATTTCATCGAAAGTAAAGCTGCTAAAGATCCTAAATTCAGGCAAGTTTTAGACGTACTAGAGGAAAATAAAGCAAATGGTAATGGAAAAGGCAATCACCTAGATGTTcgtagaagaaaaactgaacatgaagaagatgcaGAATTactgaaagaagaagattcagatgatgatgagaataTTGAATTTCAATTCAGAGATTCTCCTGCTTACGTGAACGGGAAACTGAGACCTTATCAAATACAAGGTGTCAACTGGTTGGTATCTTTGCATAAGAACAAAATAGCAGGTATTCTCGCCGATGAAATGGGCCTAGGCAAAACCTTGCAAACTATTTCGTTTTTGGGGTATCTTAGATATATCGAGAAAATTCCAGGTCCATTTTTGGTTATTGCACCTAAATCTACCTTAAATAATTGGCTGAGAGAAATTAATAGATGGACCCCAGATGTTAACGCTTTTATTTTACAGGGTGACAAAGAACAAAGAGCTGATTTAATTCAGAAAAAACTGTTAGGTTGTGACTTCGACGTTGTAATCGCTTCTTATGAAATTATTATAAGAGAGAAGTCACCACTTAAGAAAATTGATTGGGAATATATCATAATTGATGAGGCTCATAGGATCAAGAATGAAGAGTCTATGCTTTCACAAGTCCTGAGGGAGTTTACTTCACGTAATAGGCTATTGATCACTGGTACACCCTTGCAAAACAATTTGCATGAACTGTGGGCACTACTGAATTTTTTGCTTccagatattttttcagatgCTCaagattttgatgattGGTTTTCTTCGGAAAGTACTGAGGAAGATCAAGATAAAATTGTTAAACAACTGCACACTGTTTTACAACCGTTTCTATTGCGTCGTATTAAAAGCGACGTGGAAACATCCTTACTACctaaaaaggaattgaatTTATATGTCGGTATGTCTAATATGCAGAAGAAGTggtacaaaaaaattctggaAAAGGATTTGGATGCTGTTAACGGGTCCAACGGTAGCAAGGAATCTAAAACAAGGCTTCTGAATATTATGATGCAACTGAGAAAATGTTGTAACCATCCATATTTATTCGATGGTGCTGAGCCAGGCCCACCGTATACGACGGATGAGCACTTGGTTTATAATGCTGCTAAACTTCAAGTTTTAGATAAgttgttgaaaaagttaaaagaagaaggttcTAGAGTTTTGATTTTCAGTCAAATGTCAAGGGTATTGGATATCTTGGAAGATTATTGCTACTTTAGAAATTATGAATATTGTAGGATTGACGGGTCTACTGCCCATGAGGATAGAATCCAAGCCATTGATGATTATAATGCACCAGACTCCAAGAAATTTGTCTTCTTGTTGACGACACGTGCTGGTGGATTGGGTATTAATTTGACGTCTGCAGATATTGTTGTCCTATATGATTCTGATTGGAACCCACAAGCAGATTTGCAAGCAATGGATAGAGCACATCGTATTGGTCAGAAGAAACAAGTTAAGGTATTCCGGTTGGTGACAGATAATTCCGTGGAAGAGAAAATTCTAGAAAGAGCTACTCAGAAGCTCAGGTTAGATCAGCTGGttattcaacaaaataGAACCtctttaaagaaaaaggagaaTAAAGCTGACTCCAAGGATGCTTTGTTATCCATGATTCAACATGGTGCCGCTGATGTATTTAAAAGTGGTGCATCCTCTAATTCAGCTGGTACACCAGAACCAGgagcagaagaaaagggAGATGATGTTGATCTGGACGAACTTTTAATGAAATCTGAAGACAAAACGAAATCATTGAATGCCAAATATGAAACCTTAGGTCTTGATGATTTACAAAAATTTAATCAAGATTCGGCATATGAATGGAATGGACAAgacttcaagaaaaagacacAAAAGGATATTATTAGTCCCCTGTTACTTAACCCCACTAAACGTGAACGTAAGGAGAATTATTCTATTGATAATTATTATAAAGATGTTTTGAATACCGGAAGGTCTTCGACACCATCGCATCCGAGAATGCCTAAGCCGCATGTCTTTCACTCTCATCAATTACAACCTCCGCAGTTAAAAGTTCTATacgaaaaggaaagaatgTGGACAGCGAAGAAGACCGGTTATGTACCGACCATGGATGATGTAAAGGCGGCGTATGGGGATATTTccgatgaagatgaaaagaaacaaaaattaGAACTACTAAAGTTGTCCGTTAATAATTCTCAACCATTAacggaagaagaagaaaagatgaaagCCGATTGGGAGGCAGAAGGGTTTACTAATTGGAATAAACTAGAGTTTAGAAAATTCATCACCGTATCTGGAAAATACGGTAGGAACTCCATACAAGCCATCGCAAGAGAACTGGCGCCAGGTAAAACACTGGAGGAAGTTCGTGCTTATGCTAAAGCTTTCTGGTCTAAcattgaaagaattgaagaTTATGAGAAATACCTAAAAATCATTgagaatgaagaagaaaagatcaagcGTGTTAAAATGCAACAAGAAGCTTTACGTCGAAAGCTATCTGAATATAAGAATCCATTCTTTGATCTGAAATTAAAGCACCCTCCTTCCTCTAACAATAAAAGGACGTACtctgaagaagaggatCGTTTCATCCTTTTAATGTTATTCAAATACGGCTTGGATAGAGATGACATATACGAATTAGTACGAGATGAAATCAGGGACTGTCCTTTATTTGAATTAGACTTTTATTTTAGAAGTAGGACGCCTGTAGAACTAGCTAGAAGAGGAAATACATTACTACAATGTTTGGAAAAGGAATTTAACGCAGGAGTTGTATTGGATGATGCTACTATGGACagaatgaagaaagaagatgaaaatggtAAGAGAATAAGGGAAGAATTTGCAGATGAGGCTGccaatgaaaaggaaaatgttGATGGAGTAGAAActaaaaaagcaaaaattgAGGAAAAATCGAATTCTGGGACTGAGCAATTGTCAGTAAAGAACACTccagaaaatgataatgcTAACTaa
- the ALG7 gene encoding UDP-N-acetylglucosamine--dolichyl-phosphate N-acetylglucosaminephosphotransferase (similar to Saccharomyces cerevisiae ALG7 (YBR243C); ancestral locus Anc_6.158), which translates to MLRFFSFIVVTCFFYYSKSQGLSALVAAVGFGIAGYFATDWLIPRVGKSFIKIGLFGKDLSKPGRPVLPETIGAIPAGVYLFVMFIYIPFIFYKYMVITTSGGGHRDVSVIEGKDMDSTIFPHDKLSEYLSAILCLESTVLLGVADDLFDLRWRHKFFLPAIAAIPLLMVYYVDFGVTHVLIPGFMEHWLKKTSVDLGLWYYVYMAAMAIFCPNSINILAGVNGLEVGQCIVLAVLALLNDLLYFSMGPLATRDSHRFSAVLIIPFLGVSLALWKWNRWPATVFVGDTYCYFAGMVFAVVGILGHFSKTMLLLFIPQIVNFIYSCPQLFKLVPCPRHRLPKFNETDGLMYPSRTNLKEEPPKSFFKPILKLLYCLNLIDVEVDENNEMISISNMTLINLALVWFGPMREDKLCNTILQLQFCIGVLALIGRHAIGAILFGHDNLWTVR; encoded by the coding sequence ATGTTgcgatttttttcatttatagTGGTCACATGCTTTTTCTACTATTCTAAAAGTCAGGGTCTATCCGCTCTTGTTGCGGCGGTTGGATTTGGTATAGCAGGGTATTTCGCTACAGATTGGTTAATTCCACGAGTGGGAAAATCCTTCATCAAAATAGGCCTATTTGGTAAAGATTTAAGTAAACCTGGTCGTCCTGTGCTTCCAGAAACAATTGGAGCTATTCCTGCTGGAGTTTACTTATTTGTTATGTTCATTTATATACCGTTCATTTTCTACAAGTATATGGTCATTACCACTTCAGGCGGCGGTCATCGTGATGTATCAGTGATTGAAGGTAAGGATATGGACTCTACTATTTTTCCTCATGACAAATTATCCGAATATTTGAGCGCTATCCTCTGCTTGGAAAGTACGGTTCTCTTGGGTGTCGCGGATGATTTATTTGATTTGCGTTGGAGACACAAGTTTTTCCTACCTGCTATAGCGGCTATACCATTGTTAATGGTTTATTATGTGGATTTTGGCGTCACACATGTGCTTATTCCAGGGTTTATGGAGCACTGGTTGAAAAAGACTAGCGTTGATCTAGGGTTATGGTATTATGTTTATATGGCCGCAATGGCGATTTTTTGCCCTAACTCTATCAACATCTTAGCCGGCGTTAATGGTCTAGAGGTCGGCCAGTGTATAGTGTTAGCCGTTTTAGCATTATTGAACGatttattgtatttttcaatgggCCCATTAGCCACAAGGGACTCCCATAGATTTTCTGCTGTTTTGATTATCCCTTTCTTGGGTGTATCTCTGGCGCTATGGAAGTGGAACCGTTGGCCTGCTACAGTGTTTGTGGGTGACACATATTGCTATTTCGCTGGTATGGTGTTTGCAGTGGTTGGGATATTAGGGCATTTTTCTAAGACGATGCTCTTGTTATTCATTCCTCAAATTGttaattttatttattcttgtcCTCAATTATTCAAGCTGGTACCTTGCCCAAGACACAGGTTGCCTAAATTTAACGAAACGGATGGTTTGATGTATCCGTCAAGAACAAATTTAAAGGAAGAACCACCAAAGtcctttttcaaaccaATCTTGAAGTTACTTTACTGCCTTAATTTGATCGACGTAgaagttgatgaaaataatgaaatgaTAAGCATTTCTAATATGACGCTGATAAACTTGGCATTGGTATGGTTTGGACCCATGAGGGAAGACAAATTGTGTAATACGATCTTGCAGTTGCAATTCTGTATTGGGGTCTTAGCTTTGATAGGGAGACATGCAATAGGTGCTATACTTTTTGGGCACGACAATCTATGGACTGTACgttaa
- the HIS7 gene encoding imidazoleglycerol-phosphate synthase (similar to Saccharomyces cerevisiae HIS7 (YBR248C); ancestral locus Anc_6.167) produces MSVVHVIDVESGNLQSLTNAIEHLGYQVQLVKSPKDFNIAETSRLVLPGVGNYGHFVDNLFSKGFEKPIKDYIESGKPIMGICVGLQALFTGSVESPKSPGLNYIDFKLSRFDDSEKPVPEIGWNSCIPSENLFFGLDPYKRYYFVHSFAAILNTEKEEALQNEGWKIAKAKYGSEEFIAAVNKNNIFATQFHPEKSGKAGLNVIENFLKQQSPPLPNYGPDEKTLLMNDYSNYGLTRRIIACLDVRTNDQGDLVVTKGDQYDVREKSDGKGVRNLGKPVQLAQKYYQQGADEVTFLNITSFRDCPLKDTPMLEVLKQAAKTVFVPLTVGGGIKDIVDVDGTKIPALEVASLYFRSGADKVSIGTDAVYAAEKYYKLGNKGDGTSPIETISKAYGAQAVVISVDPKRVYVSSQADTKNKVFETEHPGPDGQKYCWYQCTIKGGRESRDLGVWELTRACEALGAGEILLNCIDKDGSNSGYDLELIEHVKDAVKIPVIASSGAGVPAHFEEAFVKTRADACLGAGMFHRSEFTVNDVKEYLLEHGLKVRMDEE; encoded by the coding sequence ATGTCGGTGGTTCACGTGATTGATGTTGAAAGTGGTAATCTGCAGTCACTTACCAACGCAATCGAGCATTTGGGATATCAAGTGCAACTGGTAAAATCACCAAAAGATTTCAACATAGCGGAAACTTCAAGATTGGTTTTGCCAGGTGTTGGAAATTATGGccattttgttgataatttgtTCAGCAAAGGATTTGAAAAGCCAATAAAAGATTATATTGAATCTGGCAAACCAATAATGGGAATTTGCGTCGGGTTGCAAGCACTATTTACCGGCTCTGTAGAAAGTCCTAAGAGTCCAGGTCTGAATTACATTGATTTTAAATTGTCCAGATTCGATGATTCAGAAAAGCCTGTTCCAGAGATAGGTTGGAATTCATGTATCCCTTCGGAAAACTTATTCTTTGGATTGGATCCATATAAGAGATACTATTTCGTCCATTCTTTCGCCGCCATTTTGAATacagaaaaggaagaggCTCTGCAAAATGAAGGTTGGAAAATTGCCAAGGCCAAGTATGGTTCAGAAGAATTTATTGCGGCAGTTAATAAAAACAACATATTTGCTACTCAGTTCCACCCAGAAAAATCTGGCAAAGCTGGTTTGAATGttattgaaaactttttgaagCAACAGAGTCCTCCTCTTCCAAACTATGGCCCAGATGAGAAGACGCTACTAATGAATGACTATTCAAACTATGGTTTAACGCGTAGAATTATTGCCTGTCTTGATGTACGTACGAATGATCAAGGAGATCTAGTGGTTACTAAAGGTGATCAATACGATGTACGTGAAAAGAGTGATGGTAAAGGTGTTAGAAATCTTGGCAAGCCTGTCCAATTGGCACAGAAGTACTACCAACAGGGTGCAGATGAAGTTACATTTTTAAATATAACTTCTTTTAGAGACTGCCCCTTGAAGGATACTCCAATGCTGGAGGTCCTAAAACAAGCTGCAAAGACAGTATTCGTACCATTGACTGTCGGTGGAGGTATTAAAGATATTGTTGATGTTGATGGAACCAAGATACCTGCTTTAGAAGTTGCAAGTCTGTACTTCAGATCTGGTGCTGATAAGGTGTCAATTGGTACAGATGCAGTTTATGCTGCCGAAAAATATTACAAATTAGGTAATAAAGGAGATGGAACATCACCAATAGAGACAATTTCAAAGGCCTATGGCGCTCAAGCGGTCGTTATTTCCGTTGATCCTAAGAGAGTATACGTAAGTTCACAAGCAGATACCAAGAATAAAGTCTTTGAGACAGAACACCCGGGCCCGGATGGACAGAAATATTGCTGGTACCAATGTACAATTAAAGGTGGAAGAGAATCAAGAGACCTTGGTGTGTGGGAATTAACAAGGGCGTGTGAAGCCCTAGGTGCTGGGGAGATTCTATTGAACTGTATAGACAAGGATGGCTCTAATTCTGGTTATGACCTGGAATTGATAGAACACGTTAAGGATGCAGTGAAAATACCAGTCATTGCTTCAAGTGGTGCTGGTGTTCCTGCAcattttgaagaagcaTTTGTTAAGACCCGTGCTGATGCCTGTTTAGGTGCAGGTATGTTTCACAGAAGTGAGTTCACTGTTAACGATGTAAAGGAATATTTACTAGAACACGGGTTGAAGGTTAGAATGGATGAAGAGTAA
- the GPX2 gene encoding glutathione peroxidase GPX2 (similar to Saccharomyces cerevisiae GPX2 (YBR244W); ancestral locus Anc_6.160), with product MSTTFYDLECQDKKGETFKFDQLKGKVVLIVNVASKCGFTPQYKELEALYQKYHDKGFVILGFPCNQFGKQEPGSDEQITEFCQLNYGVTFPIMKKIEVNGNNADPVYNYLKSQKSGLLGFKGIKWNFEKFLIDSNGNIVQRYSSLTKPASIDQEIQNLLRK from the coding sequence ATGTCAACCACTTTTTACGATTTAGAATGCCAAGATAAGAAAGGTGAAACCTTTAAATTTGACCAATTGAAGGGAAAAGTAGTGCTTATAGTTAACGTTGCCTCCAAATGTGGGTTTACCCCACAATATAAAGAATTGGAGGCACTATACCAAAAGTATCATGATAAAGGGTTTGTTATTTTGGGGTTCCCATGTAATCAATTTGGGAAGCAAGAGCCGGGTTCTGATGAACAAATTACCGAATTTTGCCAATTGAATTATGGCGTTACATTCCCgattatgaagaaaatcgaAGTTAACGGAAATAATGCTGATCCTGTTTAtaattatttgaaaagtcaAAAATCAGGTTTACTAGGGTTCAAAGGCATCAAATGGAATTtcgaaaaatttttaattgaTTCAAATGGGAATATTGTCCAAAGATATTCTTCCTTAACAAAGCCAGCGTCCATAGACCAAGAAATCCAGAATTTGTTAAGAAAGTGA